The genomic window CGAGGGTCATAAGCTTTTCCGCACATGGCATAATTTCCTGCTCCATAAGAATTTCCGACAATAACTGTAAATTTAGGAACAACAGAATTACTTACGGCGTTTACCATCTTGGCTCCGTCTTTTATAATGCCGCCGTGCTCTGATTTTGAACCGACCATAAAACCTGTTACATCTTGAAGGAATACTAATGGAATTTTTTTCTGATTGCAATTGGCTATAAATCGGGTTGCTTTATCTGCGCTGTCTGAGTAGATCACGCCGCCAAACTGCATTTCGCCTTTTTTGGTTTTTACCACTTTTCGCTGGTTAGCAACAATACCGACTGCCCAGCCGTCTATTCTGGCGTAGCCTGTAATAAGCGATTGACCGTAGCCATCTTTATAAGCTTCAAATTCCGAATTGTCGACCAAACGTTTGATGATTTCCATCATATCATATTGTTCAGATCTTGCTTTCGGAAGGATTCCATAAATTTCATTTGGATCTAAAGCAGGTTTTTCAGCTTTAATTCGGCTGAAACCAGCTTTATCATAATCACCAATTTTGTCTACTATATTTTTGATTTTATCTAACGCATCTTTGTCATCTTTAGCCTTATAATCGGTTACTCCAGAAATTTCACAATGAGTTGTCGCTCCGCCTAAAGTCTCGTTGTCAATAGTTTCTCCAATTGCCGCTTTTACCAAATAACTTCCGGCAAGGAAAATACTGCCGGTTTTGTCTACAATTAATGCCTCATCGCTCATGATAGGAAGATAAGCGCCACCCGCAACACAGCTTCCCATTACGGCAGCAATCTGCGTAATTCCCATACTGCTCATTTGAGCATTATTTCTAAAAATGCGGCCGAAGTGTTCTTTGTCTGGAAAAATTTCATCCTGCATTGGAAGATAAACTCCAGCGCTGTCTACCAAATAAATAATAGGGAGTCTATTTTCCATTGCAATTTCCTGTGCCCGTAGGTTTTTCTTTCCTGTAATCGGAAACCATGCTCCAGCTTTTACTGTTGCATCATTGGCAACCACAATACATTGTTTCCCTTTGATGTATCCAATTTTTACGACAACGCCTCCCGAAGGGCATCCACCGTGCTCTGCATACATTCCTTCGCCGGCAAAACCACCAATTTCAATACTTTTTGAATTGTCATCCAATAAATAAGCAATTCTTTCACGAGCAGTCATTTTGCCTTCGGAATGTAATTTTTCGATTCTTTTTTCGCCTCCGCCTAGTTTTACTTTGGCAAATTTTTGTTTTAATTCAGAAAGGAGCAGTTTATTGTGATCTTCGTTTTTATTGAAGTTTAAATCCATAATATAGTATTGATTTTGTAAAATAGTGTTGGCTAATTTACAAAATCAATTGAAATAAAAGGGTTGCTTTATGAATTAAGAAATAGTTTGCAAAAGTTTTTTTTACTGCGTTTTTCAAAAGTCGCGAGAGAAGGATTACTCAATTATTTTTCTTTATTTTGTTGTTTCATACTAATTAGTATTTTTTATGTCAAAAGCAGCTAATACACGATTAAACATTCTTCATAAAGCATTTGAATTGATTTATACCAAAGGCTATCAGACCACTAGTATTGATGAAATTATTGCTACAACTCAAGTTACAAAAGGTGCATTTTATTACCATTTTAAAACTAAAGACGAAATGGGTGTTGCTATTATTGAAGAAATTCTAAAGCCAACTATGCAGGAGCATTTCATAAAACCAACAGAAGCTTCTCAGAATCCAATTGAAGATTTTTATAATATGATTTCTTATTTACTGCTCGAAGATCCTTTCTTGCAGGTAAAATATGGTTGCCCTGTTGGAAATCTTACACAGGAAATGACACCTTGGAATACCCGATTTAGTGATGCTTTAGCTGAATTGGTTTATCTATGGAAAGCAAGCATTATAAATTCAATTGAAAAAGGAAAAGAATCTGGATTGATTCGTAAAGATGTTACCGGCGAACAGGTGGCCTTTTTTATCTTGTCGGGTTATTGGGGAATACGAAATTTTGGCAAACTTCAAAATGATAATTCCTCATATCTGGTTTATTTAAAAGAACTTAAGATCTATTTGAATGGCTTGAAATAAAATTATTTTTCAAAAACATACCAATTAGTATGTTTTTAAATATATTTGCATTGTCTTAATCAAAAAACAATGTATCAAACTCTTTTAGTATTCCATTCTTTCATAAGATGGTTCGTAGTGGTAAGCTTGTTATATTCTATTTATATCGCTTACAAAGGTTATTCTCAAAAGCTTTCTTTTACCAAGAAAGACAACCTCGTCCGTCACTGGACAGCTACAATTGCTCATATTCAGCTTATTTTCGGAATATTAGTTTATGTGCAAAGTCCGATTGTGAAGTATTTCTGGAAAAATTTTAAAGAAGCAGTCCAAAATCTAGATGCAGCTTTTTTTGGAATTATTCACATTGCATTAATGCTTATTGCAATCGTCTTCATTACAATTGGATCGGCTTTAGCCAAAAGAAAACTTTCAGACGAACAGAAATTCAAAACTATGATTGTTTGGTTTTCTATCGCTTTAATCATCATTTTTATTGCCATTCCGTGGCCATTTTCACCTCTTGCCAACCGACCTTATTTAAGATAATATGAAAAACTTACTTCAAACAAATACTGGACGTTTACGAATTATTGGTTTCCTTGAAGGAACTACTCTTTTGATTTTACTTTTTATAGCAATGCCGATGAAATATGTTTTTGAAATGCCTTTTTTAACCAGACCAGTAGGAACGGTTCATGGTGCTTTATTTCTACTTTTTATTTTTAATACGATAAGTGTTGGAGTAGAGCAGAATTGGAAATTTAAAGATACCACGTGGAAAGTGCTTTTGGCTTGTATAATTCCGTTTGGCACTTTTTATATTGATGCTAAAATCCTGAGTAAAATTCAAAATTAAGGAACAGATGATTTTTATATTCAAAACAAATGTTGACAGTATTGCGAAAGTAAAGAAAGTGGCACCAAAGCTGAATAAATTGTTTCCAAATTCAAAATGGAATTTTGATCTCGAAGATTGCGATAATATTCTAAGATTTGAATCTAAAGAAGATATTATGGAAAAGGTTATTTTCTTATTGAAAGTAATTGGCTTTGAATGTGAAGCTTTATAAAACAAAAAACATCCGCAAAGGCGGATGTTTTTTATATATGTAATGTTTAATTTATTTTTTAATAGCGCAAGCCATTCTCTTTAATGTTGCCCACTGTTTTAAAGCATCACGAGCTTCAACAGCTGGATAACCAAGCATCGTTTTTCCTGCCGGCACATCACCTATAACACCAGATCCAGCGCCTACGATAGCTCCGTCTCCAATAGTTGTATGGTCTTTTATTGAAGCGCTTCCGCCAATAATAACGCCATTTCCTAAAGTTACAGAACCAGCCAAACCGCTGTTTCCTGCCATTATGCAGAACTTACCTAGTTTACTGTTGTGTCCAATCTGCACTAAATTGTCAATTTTGCAGCCATCTCCTAGAATGGTAGAACTAAATTTTCCGCGGTCAACACAAGAATTTGCTCCAATTTCAACTCCGTTGCCAATAATAACATTTCCGATTTGTGGAATTTTGACCAATCCTTTTTCTGTACAAGGACGAAATCCAAAACCGTCTGCGCCGATTGTTGCATTTGGATGAATAATACAATCGCTTCCGATATGGCAGCGTTC from Flavobacterium fluviale includes these protein-coding regions:
- a CDS encoding acyl-CoA carboxylase subunit beta — its product is MDLNFNKNEDHNKLLLSELKQKFAKVKLGGGEKRIEKLHSEGKMTARERIAYLLDDNSKSIEIGGFAGEGMYAEHGGCPSGGVVVKIGYIKGKQCIVVANDATVKAGAWFPITGKKNLRAQEIAMENRLPIIYLVDSAGVYLPMQDEIFPDKEHFGRIFRNNAQMSSMGITQIAAVMGSCVAGGAYLPIMSDEALIVDKTGSIFLAGSYLVKAAIGETIDNETLGGATTHCEISGVTDYKAKDDKDALDKIKNIVDKIGDYDKAGFSRIKAEKPALDPNEIYGILPKARSEQYDMMEIIKRLVDNSEFEAYKDGYGQSLITGYARIDGWAVGIVANQRKVVKTKKGEMQFGGVIYSDSADKATRFIANCNQKKIPLVFLQDVTGFMVGSKSEHGGIIKDGAKMVNAVSNSVVPKFTVIVGNSYGAGNYAMCGKAYDPRLIFAWPSAELAVMGGTQAAKVLAQIEASSLKAKGELVDEEKETELFNKIKARYDEQTSPYYAASRLWTDAIIDPLETRNWISLGIEAANHAPIQKPFNLGVIQV
- a CDS encoding TetR/AcrR family transcriptional regulator, which encodes MSKAANTRLNILHKAFELIYTKGYQTTSIDEIIATTQVTKGAFYYHFKTKDEMGVAIIEEILKPTMQEHFIKPTEASQNPIEDFYNMISYLLLEDPFLQVKYGCPVGNLTQEMTPWNTRFSDALAELVYLWKASIINSIEKGKESGLIRKDVTGEQVAFFILSGYWGIRNFGKLQNDNSSYLVYLKELKIYLNGLK
- a CDS encoding DUF3817 domain-containing protein, whose amino-acid sequence is MKNLLQTNTGRLRIIGFLEGTTLLILLFIAMPMKYVFEMPFLTRPVGTVHGALFLLFIFNTISVGVEQNWKFKDTTWKVLLACIIPFGTFYIDAKILSKIQN
- the lpxD gene encoding UDP-3-O-(3-hydroxymyristoyl)glucosamine N-acyltransferase, whose amino-acid sequence is MKSYSIQEINEVINGVIYGTTSQSITATEQLEKATTSEISFIGNKKYEKYWSTSNASIAVVNEDISIEPGENRAFIKVKNADLAMSQILALFAPPTPIFHNNIHRTATIDDTALIGEGAKIGAGCYIGPKVEIGANAVIYPNVTILDESTIGKNTIIWSGTVIRERCHIGSDCIIHPNATIGADGFGFRPCTEKGLVKIPQIGNVIIGNGVEIGANSCVDRGKFSSTILGDGCKIDNLVQIGHNSKLGKFCIMAGNSGLAGSVTLGNGVIIGGSASIKDHTTIGDGAIVGAGSGVIGDVPAGKTMLGYPAVEARDALKQWATLKRMACAIKK